The genomic stretch TCGCTCAAATTTTCCGCAAATCGGCGGGCATGGTCCACATCCTGAGCAATCATCACCACGTCAGCCCCAGCCTCGGTCAGGGTTGTCGCCAGAGACCGGGTTAAACCCGAAAACGGGCCGCCAATGATAATGGTCTTTTCCGTAAGGCGAATGCCAATTTGGGCTTTCATGCTGACTGTCTCCGTGAGTCTGGTGAGGTGAATGTGAGTGTCATGAGAATAGAAACATTATCTAAGACGGTCAATTGACAGTCCGCAATGAGTTCAATACAAGCGAGACCGGAGGTAATGCTATGAAGGTTCTGGTCATTGGTCAGGGGGGTCGCGAGCACGCTCTGGTGAGAGCCCTTAAACTTTCGCCGAGTGTGGTGGAAGTGCATGCAATACCAGGGAGTGCAGGGATGGCAGGAGATGCCATTTGCCATGAAATCTCCCCATCTGATCCTCCTGCTGTTGCCAAGTTTTGCCATCAACATGAGGTAGGTTTGGTGGTCATTGGTCCCGAGGTTCCACTGGCGGAAGGGCTATCAGATCAGCTAAGAGAAAAGGGTCTCCATGTTTTTGCCCCATCACAGGCGGCAGCCCAACTGGAAGCCTCAAAAGTCTTTTCCAAACAATTTATGGAGAGAGCTGGTGTGCCCACTGCCCGATACTTTGTGGTCAAAACCTTGGCTGAGACGATGGAGAGATCTAAGGAGTTTTCTCCCCCCTTTGTTCTCAAAGCCGATGGTTTGGCGGCCGGCAAAGGTGTTTTCATCTGCAAAACCGAGGACGAGTTGAGACGAGCTGCGCACTCTTTGTTTGAAGAAAAAAGCCTTGGTGAAAGTGGAAACCAAGCTCTGCTTGAAGAGTTTCAGCCCGGTTGGGAGCTGAGTTATTTGATTTTGACTAACGGTCAGTCCTATCAACCCTTGCCTCTCAGTCAGGATCACAAGAGATTGGGTGATGGGGATTTGGGTCCCAATACCGGAGGCATGGGGGTCGTTGGCCCCCTGGAGGTTTCGCCCGAGTTGCGAAAAAAGATTCATGAGGAAATCCTCGCTCCCTCGGTGCGCCAGTTAGCAGCAGAATCTTTGCTCTATCGGGGAATTTTGTATGTTGGGGTCATGGTCACGGAAAATGGCCCCAGCGTATTGGAATACAATGTGCGTTTTGGCGATCCCGAAGCGCAGGTGGTGTTGCCGCTTTTGAACGGCGATTGGGGCCAGGTGATGAAGGCCGTCAGCCTTGGTGAGCTACCCGAACTCGAGTGGAGGCCCCTTCACTGCGCGTGTGTGGTTTTGGCCGCCGAAGGATACCCTGATCAACCCAAAAAGGGTGTGGTGATTGATGGCGACCTGAGCGCTCAGACAGCAAATAGTTACTTTCTCCATGCCGGAACCAAGCGCAATGCTGAGGGTGAGTGGGTGACCGGTGGTGGTCGAGTTTTGAATGCAATTGGCATAGGTTCGAGTCTCAAGGAAGCCTTGGGTACAGCTTACAATCAGGCAGAGAGGGCGCAGTGGCCGGGTCGTCAAATGAGAAGTGATATTGGCCATAAAGTTTTGGGTTCGCAATGAATTTTGATGATGTTCACCAACACTTGGAAGGTGGTGGAATAATTGCTTACCCCACAGAGACGGTATGGGGGATTGGGGTCTTGTTCGATAATGAAAGGGCCCTGGAATCCCTGATTGAGCTCAAAGGACGTGAGGTGAGCAAGGGTGTGAGCTTGTTGGTTTCAGATTTTTATATGGCTAACGAGATTGCTCAAATCGACAGTGAAGAAGTGAAGAGGTTTTTGCAGATTGTTTGGCCAGGCCCTTTGACCGCCGTTTTGCCAGCAAAGGACTTTGTTTCTCCCGTTATTCATGGGGGAACAGGATATGTCGGGCTGCGATTATCCAGTCACCCATTGGTTTCCCGCTTAATGGGAGTTCTACAAAAGCCTTTGACCACAACCAGCGCCAATAAATCTGGCGAAGATCCCGCGCTTTCAGAGGATGATTTGTACTGGTTGCCCGAGCAAGTCAGGGTAGTGTCTGAAATAGGGGAGGGGGCTGGAGGGCAAAAGCCCTCCACTGTTGTCAGAATTGATGGCGCAGGAGTCGAGATATTGCGGGCTGGGGCAATTGGCGAAGAGGAGTTAACCCGCCTCGCTCACATTTGCGGTTTGCACCTTGTTGAGTCCAAATAAGAGATCCCAATATCCACGCAGACTTCCCCATCCATAGCTAAAATGGGTGAGCGCCATCAGAGCGATAACGGGAAACACTTGATCTATTTTGCGATGACTTCGATAGAGCCGCCAAGACTCGATCATTAACAAGGCTCCATAAATGGCATAAAGGTGTAGCGCTCGTGGCTGAAAAAAACCAATAAGAGGCAGAAGGGCAAATGTCAGTGTGCCTGCCGCTGAGGCAATCGATGGCAGATGGAGTCCTCGGCGCTTGGCGGAAATCCACCTTGCCTGGCTGTATCCGAAGCGCACCATCCTTGAGCCCCACTCCCTCCAGTCGTTGGCACAACGATTGATCACCACAGGGTCAGGCCCCATAAATAGGGGTGAGCCCGATTGGTTCAGACGGACTCCTAGATCCACGTCCTCGCAAGTTCTGGAAAATGAAGAGTCAAAGTTACCAATATCCAAAATCCGTCGGCGAACAAAGAGGGCATTGGTCGTAGGGATATGGTCCGCTGGAGACAGTTCGCTCACCCACTGAGCCTGAGCCGAACCTCCGTGGCCGAGGGGGCTACTCAAAACCAGATTGAGAGTCTCACCCAATCGAGTCGTAGCATCCATGCGATTTGGCCCCCCCACGCCTCCGGTCTTGGCTTGTCTCACCTGGCAGAGACGAAGATTTTCCCGGAGCCGGGCCAGCCATCCCGGGGGAACCTGGCAATCACCATCAACAAAGGCGATCAGCTCACCACAGGACCCATTAACTGCCATAGCCCGACTATGACCCAGGTTATTTTGAGGGGCTTCAAAGATTTTGAAAACAATCGGGCTCAAAGCCTGAGCTTGTCTGAGAACATCCAGTGTGGAATTTTTCCCGCCATTGTGGACCACAAGAACCTCAATCGGGCGACTGTCCTGGGGTTCAGAGAAAATCTGACGAAACAAGGGCAATAAGAGACCACCCTCATCAAAGGTGATGATCGCTAAGCTAATGCTTGCTGTTTCGCTGTGCAAAATACCTCCAAAGGGCGAAAAATTCCCTTTCGGGGGAAAAAGTCGTTTACTGAGTCTCATCCAACCCTTATCTTTTAATAGCCTATTTCCTCAGAATTTCGAAGTCCTAGAGGTAGATGAAAAAGCAGACCGTTTTTATTTCAGGAATAGCCGGGTTTCTTGGCAGTCACTTGGCCGACGCGATGTTAGCTCAAGGCCACCGAGTGGTGGGCTGTGACAACCTATGGAGCGGTGACATAAGCCATGTACCCAGCGACGCGGACTTCTTTGAGGCTGACCTTAACGACTATAAGAAGATCAACAAGATCACCCAGAATGTAGATGTGATTTTTCACACAGCCGCAACGGCCTACGATGGACTTAGCGTCTTTAGTCCCCATTTTGTAACGCAAAACGTCTATTCCAATACTGTATCCTTAGCAGCTGCGGCAATAGATAATAATGTTCGGCGGTTTGTGTTTTGCTCCTCAATGGCTCGTTACGGACGCCAAGAAGTTCCCTTCCGCGAAGAAATGACCCCATCCCCGCGGACTCCCTATGGTGTGGCCAAGTATGCGGCGGAAAAAACAATTGAAAGCCTCTGCCGCATCCACCAGCGTGAGTTTGTAATCTGTGTTCCTCACAATATTATTGGACCACGTCAAAAATATGATGATCCTTTTCGCAACGTTGCTGCCATCATGATCAATCGGATGCTGCAGGGTAAGCAGCCCATCATCTACGGAACCGGCCAGCAGAAGCGTTGTTTCAGCTATATCAAAGACACTCTCCAAGTTTTGGAGCAACTGGTCTTTGCCGATCAGGCGGCTGGACAGACCATTAATGTCGGTCCCGATGAAGAGTTTGTGACCATCCTTGAGCTGGCTCAAACCATTGCTGAAGTCATCAATTTTGATCTTCGGCCCATCTTTGTCGATGGTCGTCCCGGCGAAGATACCTTTGCCAACTGCTCCGCTGACAAAGCCCGCCGCATGTTTAGCTACGAAACCAAATACAGTCTTCGTCAGGGCATCGTAGACATGGTGGAATGGATTCAGGCTAAGGGGCCCAAGCCCTTTCAGTACGATATCGAAATCGAAATCAAGAACGAACTACTACCCTGCACCTGGCGCGAAGCCATCATCTAAGTATGGCTGGTGAAAATGGGTCATCTGCGGCGTTAGAGACCCCTCTCTCTCACTCCAACGTACATCTATGTACGCCTCCGCTCATTCGAGGGGCCTCTGCCTTGCATCTAACCCATTTTGACCAGCCATAGACTGCCGAAAAGAGCCCATCTCCATCGTTGAACGGGATTTTCTAATTGTTGATCCACAAAATCCTTTATCCGTTAATTCGGTCCTTTGCCGACCATTCTCCGCAAATCCTCACGCGCCTTTCGGCCGCAGGCGTGTCTTCGGAGTGCGTCAGCCCGCTGCCGCACCCCGTTCGGCTGAGCCTATTCCCTTCGGTCACTCAGCCTCCCGCCCTGCGCGACGGCGGAGGATTCGGATTTCCGGGAATGGCTCGGCAATCGGGCCTCTTCCCGGACAAAGGCAGCACATAGTTTTGTGGTTCAACAATTAGGGGGGCCAGATTTTAATGAAAATTGCCAGGGGGCAGCTCTCCATGAGGCGAACTCCCGCTTTCCCAGTGAGTGAAAATCGAGTTCGGCTCGGTGCTGCACACTGAGAGAGAGCGCTGCTGCCAGACGCAATGTCTGAAGATTTTTACTCAGCTGGGATAAGAGGGAGAGAGACTCATGGACTGACCCATCAATACTGCAGGCGGTTTTTTTCGATCAGCCTAGGTTTATTGGAAGGAGTAGCGGAGGAGGGTCCAGAGGAACAATGGGCCATCGGTGAAGACCGAGAGTTTGGATTCTCCCAAGCGGCGATGGTACTGGATGGGAATCTCCCGGTAGGTACCACCGCTTTTCAAAAAGCGAATGGTCATGGCGAGGGAGAAATTCAGATCATCGGGTAAGGTTTGGCAAAACTCTTCCCGGTAGCCGGCTGAAAAGACCCTCATGCCTGTGCAGCAGTCCTGGACCTCGTGTTTCAGGAGGGCTCGGGTAAGGTTCCGGTAGAGCCAATTGCCCAGATAGCGCTGGGGAGGCATTTTGGTGTTTTCATTGAGGCGATTGCCACAGACCATGCCCGCGTCTTCTTCGTCGAGAGTGCGCACCATGGGAATCAAATCTTCCGGTTGGCAGGTATCGTCCAAATCGTAAAAGCCCAGGAGTTGTCCCCGAGCGGCGGTAAACCCAGTCTTCAATGCCCGACCATAGCCTTGGTTTTCTTCCAGTCTAATGAAGCGAATCTCGGGTTCCAGTTTTCGTAACAAATCAGCACTGCCATCAGTTGATCCGTCGTCGACGACAATGATCTCCAAATCAGTGAGCCCCGCTTCCTCAATGATTCGCGAACGGTCACGCAGCAATTTGTCGAGAACAACGGGAATGGCCTCTTGTTCATTGTGGCAAGGTAAAACTAGGGACAAAACGGACACGCAGGCCTCCTGGCAGAGTCAGGTCTGAACCTCTAGTTTAAAACCAAGGGTTGGTGCAGGGGCAAGCCCTAACTGCGTTTCCGGTCCTGGAGGCAGGTTTAGCCCATCTTAGGGCGGTGCGCGTAAGATTGCGATTCGTTGATAAAGAACTTGTGAAGTTCCTCCACCAAAGGCGCCACAGCCGGGAGGCATACACATCTTAATCTGAATGCAGCTAATATTGGGATCAGCGCAGCGAACACAGAAATCAGGTCCTCCGGGAGCATCGGCACAAGCGGGAACATTGGCCGTATTGGTGGTGGCGCCGATCGCTGGCTTGTTGGGGCGAGCGTCGAGAAAGGCCTCAACACCTAACTGAGCATAGGCCTTTTCCGGATATCCGGTGTAGGGAACTGCCTTTTCAAGGGCCGGTTGGGCCGATTCCAACAGTTGATCCCAGATGGCTACAGCCTGATTTTTGATTTTCTTGTGAATGGGAGTGACATCTTTGATGTTCATTTCCAAAGTGGGAATAGCCGTGCCGTCCGCATCATATTCATTTTTGGAAATCACTCCCGTGGTATCCAGACAATAGTCGCTTCCGTTGGTGGAACGAATACAGAAGTTGGCACTGGCCGCATTGCCATCAATGTCATTGGTCACACAGATTGCGTTCAGTCCAGCATCAATATTCACTTGCGTCGTTCCAAGAGGGCAGGGCTGAGCTGGCCAGGCACAGTACTGAGACCCTGGAGGGTAGGGTGGTGTTGGGGCAGCGCCTTGAGCTACACTATTGATCGGTCCGGGTGCCGTTGGGCAAGCCACGGTTGGAGGACTTATGACAAACCAAGAGGGATTGCGCAATTCAAAGGCTCCATTAAAACGCACGGCGAACTGTTCCATCATGGTGTAGGCCTGAAGAGATAGGCGTAATTTACTTCGTGTCTTAGACGACATTTGAATATCGGACATCATCAGCGACACGCCCGTTCCCAAAATAATTACCGTGGCCATAGCCATAGCGAGAGTCGAAACACCACGTTGATTAGCTAGGGGAGTTTGAAATGAAAGAAGTTGCCTGACCTTCATCAA from Pseudobdellovibrionaceae bacterium encodes the following:
- a CDS encoding threonylcarbamoyl-AMP synthase, encoding MNFDDVHQHLEGGGIIAYPTETVWGIGVLFDNERALESLIELKGREVSKGVSLLVSDFYMANEIAQIDSEEVKRFLQIVWPGPLTAVLPAKDFVSPVIHGGTGYVGLRLSSHPLVSRLMGVLQKPLTTTSANKSGEDPALSEDDLYWLPEQVRVVSEIGEGAGGQKPSTVVRIDGAGVEILRAGAIGEEELTRLAHICGLHLVESK
- a CDS encoding glycosyltransferase family 2 protein, producing MSVLSLVLPCHNEQEAIPVVLDKLLRDRSRIIEEAGLTDLEIIVVDDGSTDGSADLLRKLEPEIRFIRLEENQGYGRALKTGFTAARGQLLGFYDLDDTCQPEDLIPMVRTLDEEDAGMVCGNRLNENTKMPPQRYLGNWLYRNLTRALLKHEVQDCCTGMRVFSAGYREEFCQTLPDDLNFSLAMTIRFLKSGGTYREIPIQYHRRLGESKLSVFTDGPLFLWTLLRYSFQ
- a CDS encoding NAD-dependent epimerase/dehydratase family protein, producing the protein MKKQTVFISGIAGFLGSHLADAMLAQGHRVVGCDNLWSGDISHVPSDADFFEADLNDYKKINKITQNVDVIFHTAATAYDGLSVFSPHFVTQNVYSNTVSLAAAAIDNNVRRFVFCSSMARYGRQEVPFREEMTPSPRTPYGVAKYAAEKTIESLCRIHQREFVICVPHNIIGPRQKYDDPFRNVAAIMINRMLQGKQPIIYGTGQQKRCFSYIKDTLQVLEQLVFADQAAGQTINVGPDEEFVTILELAQTIAEVINFDLRPIFVDGRPGEDTFANCSADKARRMFSYETKYSLRQGIVDMVEWIQAKGPKPFQYDIEIEIKNELLPCTWREAII
- a CDS encoding glycosyltransferase, with protein sequence MHSETASISLAIITFDEGGLLLPLFRQIFSEPQDSRPIEVLVVHNGGKNSTLDVLRQAQALSPIVFKIFEAPQNNLGHSRAMAVNGSCGELIAFVDGDCQVPPGWLARLRENLRLCQVRQAKTGGVGGPNRMDATTRLGETLNLVLSSPLGHGGSAQAQWVSELSPADHIPTTNALFVRRRILDIGNFDSSFSRTCEDVDLGVRLNQSGSPLFMGPDPVVINRCANDWREWGSRMVRFGYSQARWISAKRRGLHLPSIASAAGTLTFALLPLIGFFQPRALHLYAIYGALLMIESWRLYRSHRKIDQVFPVIALMALTHFSYGWGSLRGYWDLLFGLNKVQTANVSEAG
- the purD gene encoding phosphoribosylamine--glycine ligase, which translates into the protein MKVLVIGQGGREHALVRALKLSPSVVEVHAIPGSAGMAGDAICHEISPSDPPAVAKFCHQHEVGLVVIGPEVPLAEGLSDQLREKGLHVFAPSQAAAQLEASKVFSKQFMERAGVPTARYFVVKTLAETMERSKEFSPPFVLKADGLAAGKGVFICKTEDELRRAAHSLFEEKSLGESGNQALLEEFQPGWELSYLILTNGQSYQPLPLSQDHKRLGDGDLGPNTGGMGVVGPLEVSPELRKKIHEEILAPSVRQLAAESLLYRGILYVGVMVTENGPSVLEYNVRFGDPEAQVVLPLLNGDWGQVMKAVSLGELPELEWRPLHCACVVLAAEGYPDQPKKGVVIDGDLSAQTANSYFLHAGTKRNAEGEWVTGGGRVLNAIGIGSSLKEALGTAYNQAERAQWPGRQMRSDIGHKVLGSQ